In Lotus japonicus ecotype B-129 chromosome 5, LjGifu_v1.2, one genomic interval encodes:
- the LOC130717508 gene encoding probable plastid-lipid-associated protein 12, chloroplastic isoform X2, protein MALKLVNLGFHPFTLTPPCSSSKPRQCSFVFRCSQVEQISIAESEYSLIEAILGTQGRGRSSSPNQLNAIERAIQVLERLGGVPDPTNSNLIEGRWQLVFTTRPGTASPIQAAASIEDGKRILFRFDRAAFSFKFLPFKVPYPVPFKLLGDEAKGWLDTTYLSHSGNLRISKGNKGTTFVLQKQTEPRQRLLTAISSGKGVKEAIDELISLKKNTGEEPELEEGEWQMIWNSQSVTDSWLENAANGLMGKQIIGKNGQIKFLVDILLGLKFSMTGNFVKIGSKMYEVTMDDAAIIGGAFGLPLNMENKFVLELLFSDKKVRISRGYNEVLFVHIRSDSLR, encoded by the exons ATGGCTCTGAAGCTTGTAAATCTAGGGTTTCACCCATTCACACTCACACCACCATgttcttcttcaaaacctcGTCAATGTAGCTTCGTGTTTCGGTGTTCTCAAGTTGAGCAAATATCAATTGCAGAATCTGAGTACTCACTCATCGAAGCCATTCTTGGCACCCAAGGACGTGGACGCTCTTCTTCTCCCAACCAGCTAAAT gcTATTGAGCGTGCTATTCAAGTCCTGGAACGCTTAGGGGGTGTGCCTGATCCG acaaattcaaatttaattgaGGGTCGCTGGCAGCTAGTTTTCACTACAAGACCCGGAACAGCGTCACCGATTCAG GCAGCGGCGTCAATTGAAGATGGAAAAAGGATCCTTTTTAGGTTTGACAGAGCTGCCTTTTCTTTCAAATTTCTTCCATTTAAAGTTCCATATCCAGTTCCATTTAAGCTACTTGGCGATGAAGCAAAGGGTTGGTTAGACACAACATATTTGTCGCATTCCGGAAACCTTCGTATCTCAAAAGGAAATAAG GGAACCACATTTGTGTTGCAGAAGCAAACTGAACCAAGGCAGAGGCTATTAACAGCAATTTCCTCGGGGAAGGGTGTTAAAGAG GCAATAGATGAACTCATTTCCCTCAAAAAGAATACTGGTGAAGAACCAGAACTAGAAGAGGGCGAGTGGCAGATGATATGGAATTCGCAG AGTGTGACAGATAGTTGGTTAGAGAACGCTGCCAATGGTCTAATGGGCAAGCAG ATTATTGGGAAGAATGGACAAATAAAGTTTCTGGTTGATATCTTGCTTGGACTGAAGTTCTCCATGACTGGAAATTTTGT AAAAATCGGCTCAAAAATGTACGAGGTCACCATGGATGATGCAGCTATAATTGGTGGCGCATTTGGACTACCCCTAAACATGGAAAACAAGTTCGTCTTGGAGCTTCT GTTCAGTGACAAAAAGGTGAGAATTAGCCGGGGATACAATGAAGTTCTTTTCGTACATATTCGCTCGGATTCATTGAGATGA
- the LOC130717508 gene encoding probable plastid-lipid-associated protein 12, chloroplastic isoform X1, with amino-acid sequence MALKLVNLGFHPFTLTPPCSSSKPRQCSFVFRCSQVEQISIAESEYSLIEAILGTQGRGRSSSPNQLNAIERAIQVLERLGGVPDPTNSNLIEGRWQLVFTTRPGTASPIQRTFVGVDFFSVFQEISLRTNDPRVGNIVSFSDAIGELKVEAAASIEDGKRILFRFDRAAFSFKFLPFKVPYPVPFKLLGDEAKGWLDTTYLSHSGNLRISKGNKGTTFVLQKQTEPRQRLLTAISSGKGVKEAIDELISLKKNTGEEPELEEGEWQMIWNSQSVTDSWLENAANGLMGKQIIGKNGQIKFLVDILLGLKFSMTGNFVKIGSKMYEVTMDDAAIIGGAFGLPLNMENKFVLELLFSDKKVRISRGYNEVLFVHIRSDSLR; translated from the exons ATGGCTCTGAAGCTTGTAAATCTAGGGTTTCACCCATTCACACTCACACCACCATgttcttcttcaaaacctcGTCAATGTAGCTTCGTGTTTCGGTGTTCTCAAGTTGAGCAAATATCAATTGCAGAATCTGAGTACTCACTCATCGAAGCCATTCTTGGCACCCAAGGACGTGGACGCTCTTCTTCTCCCAACCAGCTAAAT gcTATTGAGCGTGCTATTCAAGTCCTGGAACGCTTAGGGGGTGTGCCTGATCCG acaaattcaaatttaattgaGGGTCGCTGGCAGCTAGTTTTCACTACAAGACCCGGAACAGCGTCACCGATTCAG AGAACCTTTGTTGGTGTTGACTTTTTTAGTGTATTTCAAGAGATTTCTCTTCGAACAAATGATCCACGAGTAGGCAATATTGTGTCATTTTCTGATGCCATTGGTGAGCTCAAAGTGGAG GCAGCGGCGTCAATTGAAGATGGAAAAAGGATCCTTTTTAGGTTTGACAGAGCTGCCTTTTCTTTCAAATTTCTTCCATTTAAAGTTCCATATCCAGTTCCATTTAAGCTACTTGGCGATGAAGCAAAGGGTTGGTTAGACACAACATATTTGTCGCATTCCGGAAACCTTCGTATCTCAAAAGGAAATAAG GGAACCACATTTGTGTTGCAGAAGCAAACTGAACCAAGGCAGAGGCTATTAACAGCAATTTCCTCGGGGAAGGGTGTTAAAGAG GCAATAGATGAACTCATTTCCCTCAAAAAGAATACTGGTGAAGAACCAGAACTAGAAGAGGGCGAGTGGCAGATGATATGGAATTCGCAG AGTGTGACAGATAGTTGGTTAGAGAACGCTGCCAATGGTCTAATGGGCAAGCAG ATTATTGGGAAGAATGGACAAATAAAGTTTCTGGTTGATATCTTGCTTGGACTGAAGTTCTCCATGACTGGAAATTTTGT AAAAATCGGCTCAAAAATGTACGAGGTCACCATGGATGATGCAGCTATAATTGGTGGCGCATTTGGACTACCCCTAAACATGGAAAACAAGTTCGTCTTGGAGCTTCT GTTCAGTGACAAAAAGGTGAGAATTAGCCGGGGATACAATGAAGTTCTTTTCGTACATATTCGCTCGGATTCATTGAGATGA
- the LOC130717507 gene encoding uncharacterized protein LOC130717507: MNDQSQQQMMLKNLNQMSQQPQMMNQVPLMNQPQVINQSQIMNQQMMMNQPQPQPPMMNRGFKAWSQQPPPLDPNMKFLNPMKPNYPGRSNWKGKKVTDNKRKDTRRMEKPKPSTSFNNSSSVSYQPPTLHELQSQNRVKARKFYPNKKFNTRFAPYAPRNTTSYLIRAKKAGGIASLVSPYPVTPSVLPTPILSPTREVLGDMAKEEWGVDGYGSMKGLIRLRSPGHEADVHYDEEEEDGGSSDSDHEHVEMERRLDHDLSRFEMIYPNYGAEHNNVLENRVDDQDSHIAQLEEENLILKERIFLMERELGDLRRRMLSLERQNQAVEDVNEEVVENGSDNDSEGGSDVPDMGIDNNEEMVDSVPENERNGNTEANVKLDNDGVSEAEDGNDAFMQESVPNESIAKKDEIRGNEMGVDFGFNEVNMEKGEHEDEVATEQCLSDKGLAKESDVKESGEFQMLDRNDESRTHEATDKSSNDLDSEKKDECDNQVVGTSSEAAGDDDLSVPH, translated from the coding sequence ATGAACGACCAATCGCAGCAGCAGATGATGTTGAAGAATTTGAACCAGATGAGCCAGCAGCCTCAGATGATGAATCAGGTTCCCTTGATGAACCAGCCTCAGGTAATTAACCAGTCTCAGATTATGAATCagcagatgatgatgaatcagcctcagcctcagcctccGATGATGAATCGAGGCTTCAAGGCTTGGTCTCAACAGCCACCACCTCTGGACCCTAACATGAAGTTCCTGAACCCTATGAAACCTAACTACCCTGGACGAAGTAACTGGAAGGGGAAGAAGGTCACTGACAACAAGCGCAAGGACACTAGGAGAATGGAAAAGCCCAAACCAAGCACCTCCTTCAACAACAGCAGCAGCGTTAGTTACCAACCACCTACTCTGCACGAGTTGCAATCGCAGAATCGTGTCAAAGCGCGCAAGTTCTACCCTAACAAGAAGTTCAACACTAGATTCGCTCCTTATGCGCCTAGGAACACGACTTCCTATCTCATTCGCGCCAAGAAGGCTGGTGGTATTGCGTCCCTTGTGTCACCGTACCCGGTGACCCCGTCGGTGCTTCCTACGCCGATATTGTCTCCGACGAGGGAGGTTTTAGGGGACATGGCAAAGGAAGAATGGGGTGTTGATGGATATGGGTCGATGAAGGGTTTGATCAGGCTTCGATCACCCGGGCATGAGGCAGATGTTCAttatgatgaagaggaagaggatggtGGGTCGAGTGACAGTGATCATGAACATGTGGAAATGGAAAGGAGGCTGGACCATGACTTGAGCCGATTCGAGATGATTTACCCGAATTACGGGGCTGAACATAACAATGTGTTGGAGAATAGGGTAGATGATCAGGATTCCCATATAGCACAACTGGAGGAAGAGAATTTAATTCTGAAGGAGCGCATCTTCCTGATGGAGAGGGAGCTAGGTGATCTACGGAGGAGGATGCTGTCTCTTGAGAGGCAGAACCAAGCCGTGGAAGATGTCAATGAGGAGGTGGTGGAGAACGGGTCTGATAATGATAGCGAGGGGGGATCAGATGTTCCTGACATGGGAATTGACAACAACGAGGAGATGGTCGATTCAGTACCGGAAAATGAGAGAAATGGAAACACTGAGGCCAATGTTAAGTTAGATAATGATGGAGTATCAGAAGCTGAAGACGGAAATGATGCTTTTATGCAGGAGTCTGTTCCTAATGAGTCAATTGCAAAGAAGGATGAGATCAGAGGTAATGAAATGGGGGTTGACTTTGGGTTTAATGAAGTGAATATGGAGAAGGGTGAGCATGAGGATGAAGTTGCGACAGAACAGTGTTTGTCAGATAAAGGTTTAGCCAAAGAAAGTGATGTTAAAGAGAGTGGTGAATTTCAAATGCTGGACAGAAATGAtgaatcaagaactcatgaagcAACAGATAAAAGTTCAAACGACTTAGATAGTGAGAAGAAGGATGAATGCGATAATCAGGTAGTTGGGACAAGCTCAGAGGCTGCTGGAGATGATGATCTGTCTGTCCCACATTAG